The following are encoded in a window of Haloarcula halophila genomic DNA:
- a CDS encoding fumarylacetoacetate hydrolase family protein, with translation MRVGQYRTAATEESWCGVSTDDGTVVNLPEAGDAIGIHIETETSALLEDWQWQRKAEMAVEYAEETGVGVYDSDDIEQSAPVTDPEKIVCVGLNYRDHAEEGDNEIPDTPVLFSKFPTTVTGPGSDISWDPELTEKVDYEAELVVVIGEETRRVEQDEALDHVAGFMIGNDVSARDLQHGDGQWVRGKSLDSFAPTGPELVTKDEVSDPHDLDIWAEVNGERLQESSTSNLIFGIDELVSFCSQAFTLKPGDLLFTGTPPGVGVYREPPVLLEDGDEVTIGVEEIGELHNRCRYD, from the coding sequence ATGCGAGTAGGACAATATCGAACGGCAGCGACGGAGGAATCGTGGTGTGGCGTATCGACCGACGACGGAACGGTCGTCAACCTTCCCGAAGCGGGCGACGCTATCGGGATCCACATCGAGACCGAGACGAGCGCGCTCCTCGAAGACTGGCAGTGGCAACGGAAGGCCGAGATGGCGGTCGAGTACGCCGAGGAAACCGGCGTCGGCGTCTACGATAGCGACGACATCGAGCAGAGCGCACCCGTCACCGATCCGGAGAAGATCGTCTGTGTGGGACTCAACTACCGGGACCACGCAGAGGAAGGGGACAACGAGATCCCGGACACGCCGGTGCTGTTCTCGAAGTTCCCGACGACCGTCACCGGCCCGGGTAGCGACATCTCCTGGGACCCGGAGCTGACCGAAAAGGTCGACTACGAGGCCGAGTTGGTCGTCGTCATCGGCGAGGAGACCCGGCGCGTCGAGCAGGACGAAGCGCTCGATCACGTCGCGGGGTTCATGATCGGCAACGACGTCTCCGCCCGTGACCTCCAGCACGGCGACGGCCAGTGGGTCCGGGGAAAGAGCCTCGATTCCTTTGCCCCGACCGGCCCGGAACTCGTGACGAAAGACGAGGTGTCAGACCCGCACGACCTCGACATCTGGGCGGAGGTGAACGGGGAACGGCTCCAGGAATCGTCGACCTCGAACCTCATCTTCGGTATCGACGAACTGGTGTCGTTCTGTAGCCAGGCGTTCACACTCAAACCGGGCGACCTGCTGTTTACCGGAACACCGCCAGGCGTCGGCGTGTATCGGGAGCCGCCGGTCCTGCTCGAAGACGGTGACGAAGTGACGATCGGCGTCGAGGAGATCGGCGAACTGCACAACAGGTGTCGATACGACTGA
- a CDS encoding DoxX family protein: protein MTESESAPAPSRLGRALYGGILAYMAVDGFRNNDKRVAIAEEKGVPMPDVLVPFVTGMLFVANLGIVLWKFPRASAGALIVFFLGTTPFIHNYWTMDGKERQGNKINFLKNVALLGGAIVLLDEASDQ from the coding sequence ATGACGGAGTCCGAGTCGGCACCCGCACCGTCGCGTCTGGGGCGGGCACTGTACGGCGGCATCCTGGCGTACATGGCCGTCGACGGGTTCAGGAACAACGACAAGCGCGTCGCCATCGCCGAAGAGAAAGGCGTCCCGATGCCGGACGTCCTCGTCCCGTTCGTCACCGGCATGCTCTTCGTCGCGAACCTCGGCATCGTTCTCTGGAAGTTCCCGCGGGCATCGGCCGGCGCACTGATCGTGTTCTTCCTCGGGACGACGCCGTTCATCCACAACTACTGGACGATGGACGGGAAGGAACGCCAGGGGAACAAGATCAACTTCCTCAAGAACGTCGCTCTTCTCGGCGGTGCGATCGTGCTTCTCGACGAAGCATCCGATCAGTAG
- a CDS encoding DsbA family protein — MNRRRFLGLATASVVTGVAGCGGSEASGESISDHPAAADLDAQPHLGSLDGHVVLTFEDPSCPTCRDFHDGTVPQIQSEIVEPGKGAYVVRTYPVIYPWGAPATQALEATFARDADAFWSLLAHYFETQSAFSTDNVLGRTATFLDGETDLDGQAVVADAREQAYDEQVQADISAADNAGLGESTPIILLFEDGEFVTKVTGSVSYEIVARALGESE, encoded by the coding sequence ATGAACCGACGGCGCTTTCTCGGACTCGCGACAGCGAGTGTCGTCACCGGAGTCGCGGGCTGTGGTGGTAGCGAGGCGAGCGGTGAGTCGATCAGCGATCACCCCGCTGCTGCCGACCTCGATGCCCAGCCACACCTGGGCTCGCTCGACGGCCACGTCGTGTTGACCTTCGAGGACCCCTCCTGTCCGACCTGTCGTGACTTCCACGACGGGACGGTCCCACAGATCCAGTCGGAGATCGTCGAACCGGGCAAGGGTGCCTACGTCGTCCGGACCTACCCCGTCATCTACCCGTGGGGAGCGCCGGCGACACAGGCCCTGGAGGCGACGTTCGCCCGTGACGCCGACGCGTTCTGGTCGCTGCTGGCTCACTACTTCGAGACCCAGTCGGCGTTCTCGACGGACAACGTCCTCGGTCGGACGGCGACGTTCCTCGACGGCGAGACCGACCTCGACGGGCAGGCGGTCGTGGCCGACGCACGGGAACAGGCCTACGACGAGCAGGTTCAGGCGGATATCTCGGCGGCCGACAACGCCGGACTGGGCGAATCGACGCCGATCATCCTGCTGTTCGAGGACGGCGAGTTCGTCACCAAGGTCACCGGCAGCGTCAGCTACGAGATCGTCGCACGGGCACTCGGCGAGAGCGAATGA
- a CDS encoding TatD family hydrolase translates to MTSAHPTKRPTDAAHLDSDIELPPELLNLPWIDIHNHAHTLSWEDRERYALAGCRSMMMVASGYHWTPYKPVEADDIRFLWDDAINRRAAIQRNHFFEAKLGLGIHTGVRIENPDELLAAMDAYCDLDEVIAIGETGVTPAQHVSRWDVDHQQAIVQGQMELADEHDLPVLLHTPNQSTDSKRSYRNGIGTPGYEKNTGLGAEPVIDSDNPALDAVKKDVDAMRAAGLADRQVVASHADENNTEYLMENTDCYLSYTIGHSWLIGVTAAEVADAIDEYGPERIMIDTDCANVLRTDPFALKRAIFELYRYGIDEDAIRTVVLENPRDVFGFDA, encoded by the coding sequence ATGACCTCAGCGCACCCGACCAAGCGACCGACAGACGCAGCGCACCTCGACAGCGACATCGAACTCCCGCCGGAACTCCTCAACCTCCCGTGGATCGACATCCACAACCACGCACACACGCTCTCGTGGGAAGACCGGGAGCGGTACGCGCTTGCGGGCTGTCGGTCGATGATGATGGTCGCGTCCGGCTACCACTGGACACCCTACAAACCAGTCGAGGCCGACGACATCCGGTTCCTCTGGGACGACGCCATCAACCGTCGCGCGGCAATCCAGCGGAATCACTTCTTCGAAGCCAAACTCGGACTCGGCATCCATACGGGTGTCCGGATCGAAAACCCGGACGAGTTACTGGCGGCGATGGACGCGTACTGCGACCTCGACGAAGTGATCGCGATCGGCGAGACGGGTGTCACGCCCGCCCAGCACGTGAGTCGCTGGGACGTCGACCACCAGCAAGCGATCGTCCAGGGACAGATGGAACTCGCGGACGAGCACGACCTCCCGGTCCTCCTGCACACGCCCAACCAGTCCACCGACTCGAAGCGCTCGTATCGGAACGGTATCGGGACGCCGGGATACGAGAAGAACACCGGTCTCGGGGCCGAGCCCGTGATCGACAGCGACAACCCCGCACTCGACGCGGTCAAGAAGGACGTCGACGCGATGCGTGCCGCCGGGCTGGCCGACCGACAGGTCGTCGCGTCACACGCCGACGAGAACAACACCGAGTACCTGATGGAGAACACCGACTGCTACCTGAGTTACACGATCGGGCACTCCTGGCTCATCGGCGTGACCGCGGCCGAGGTGGCGGACGCGATCGACGAGTACGGCCCGGAGCGGATCATGATCGACACGGACTGTGCGAACGTCCTCAGAACGGACCCGTTCGCGCTGAAACGAGCGATCTTCGAGCTGTACCGGTACGGGATCGACGAAGACGCGATCCGGACGGTCGTCCTGGAGAACCCGCGTGACGTCTTCGGGTTCGACGCCTGA
- a CDS encoding methyl-accepting chemotaxis protein, with amino-acid sequence MTAATVGKRRLGQVLVAVGAVPMAVEPYLPEPLRANFGARLFVLALISVVVGPAIAATLFSQALPAVTFAAGIVLVTGFLGYCELYRAIIKINEQVVAIDNGNYEIDFGVDRIDEIGETYETLERTAGSMGETIRAADEARQEAQQAEAAAEEAREEAEQERTEIEALSSHLELKAQQYGDTLRAAADGDLTARVDADSMSDAMAAVGEAINDTLAALERAVHQGQTVSNRIASESAGVADAGRDVRGEVRTVSESVQDIADGAGRQRGQLDEAADEMSDLSATVEEMASSVTEIAERSDTAAELGRDAQESSSEAQSAVDAIRHQSMSAAAEVEQLDEIAEDMAEIVEVIDSIAEETNMLALNASIEAARAGEAGEGFAVVADEIKNLAAETQDATGDVEELIGTLRGQVGDSVEAMDSMESAVDRGSDTISATITTLDEVVDATVDVNESIQEVDRATNRQADTAQQVVGIIDDIGDIAAETAADADEVAETAARQDATVGEMVDSVESFVDDADRLQSELAQFETSAGELVESTAGNTTAMTDD; translated from the coding sequence ATGACCGCTGCGACGGTGGGCAAGCGGCGACTCGGCCAGGTTCTGGTCGCCGTCGGTGCCGTCCCGATGGCCGTCGAGCCGTATCTCCCCGAGCCGCTCAGGGCGAACTTCGGGGCGCGGCTGTTCGTGCTGGCCCTGATCTCCGTCGTCGTCGGCCCGGCGATCGCGGCGACGCTGTTCTCACAGGCGCTGCCCGCCGTCACCTTCGCGGCCGGAATCGTCCTCGTGACTGGCTTTCTGGGGTACTGCGAACTGTACCGTGCGATCATCAAGATCAACGAGCAGGTCGTCGCCATCGACAACGGCAACTACGAGATCGACTTCGGCGTCGACCGGATCGACGAGATCGGGGAGACCTACGAGACGCTCGAACGGACCGCCGGGTCGATGGGGGAGACGATCCGGGCGGCCGACGAGGCACGCCAGGAGGCACAGCAGGCAGAGGCGGCCGCCGAGGAGGCACGCGAGGAAGCCGAACAGGAGCGTACCGAGATAGAAGCACTCAGCAGCCACCTCGAACTGAAGGCCCAGCAGTACGGCGACACGCTCCGGGCGGCGGCCGACGGTGACCTGACCGCCCGCGTCGACGCAGACAGCATGAGCGACGCGATGGCGGCGGTCGGCGAGGCGATCAACGACACGCTGGCGGCCCTCGAACGGGCCGTCCACCAGGGACAGACCGTCTCGAACCGGATCGCGTCCGAGAGCGCGGGGGTCGCCGACGCCGGGCGGGACGTCCGCGGCGAGGTTCGGACCGTCTCCGAGTCCGTCCAGGATATCGCCGACGGCGCCGGCCGGCAGCGCGGCCAACTCGACGAGGCGGCCGACGAGATGAGCGACCTCTCGGCGACCGTCGAGGAGATGGCCTCCTCGGTGACCGAGATCGCCGAGCGCAGCGACACGGCCGCGGAACTGGGCCGAGACGCACAGGAGTCCTCCTCGGAGGCCCAGAGCGCCGTCGACGCCATCCGCCACCAGTCGATGTCGGCCGCCGCGGAGGTCGAGCAACTCGACGAGATCGCCGAGGACATGGCCGAGATCGTCGAGGTCATCGACAGCATCGCCGAGGAGACGAACATGCTGGCGCTGAACGCCTCCATCGAGGCCGCCCGTGCGGGGGAGGCCGGCGAGGGCTTCGCCGTCGTCGCCGACGAGATCAAGAACCTCGCCGCCGAGACCCAGGACGCGACCGGCGACGTCGAGGAACTCATCGGGACGCTCCGCGGGCAGGTCGGCGACAGCGTCGAGGCTATGGACAGCATGGAGTCGGCCGTCGACCGCGGGAGCGACACGATCTCCGCGACGATCACGACGCTCGACGAGGTCGTCGACGCGACCGTCGACGTCAACGAGAGCATCCAGGAGGTCGACCGGGCGACCAACAGACAGGCCGACACCGCTCAGCAGGTCGTCGGCATCATCGACGACATCGGCGACATCGCGGCCGAGACGGCCGCCGACGCCGACGAAGTCGCAGAGACCGCAGCGCGGCAGGACGCCACGGTCGGGGAGATGGTCGACTCGGTCGAGTCGTTCGTCGACGACGCCGACCGGCTCCAGTCGGAACTCGCACAGTTCGAGACGAGCGCCGGGGAACTAGTCGAGTCGACCGCCGGGAACACGACGGCGATGACCGACGACTGA
- a CDS encoding translation initiation factor eIF-1A gives MSDDTGRRDLRMPTDDELFAVVTEHNGGNHVRLQCEDGQNRMGRIPGRMKYRTWINEGDVVIADPWDWQDEKANIEWRYDSKDADQLRAEGHIE, from the coding sequence GTGAGCGATGATACAGGGCGCCGGGATCTCCGGATGCCAACCGACGACGAACTGTTCGCGGTCGTCACGGAACACAACGGCGGCAACCACGTGCGCCTCCAGTGTGAGGACGGCCAGAACCGGATGGGCCGGATTCCCGGCCGGATGAAGTACCGGACCTGGATCAACGAGGGCGACGTCGTCATCGCCGACCCGTGGGACTGGCAGGACGAGAAGGCCAACATCGAGTGGCGCTACGACAGTAAGGACGCCGACCAGCTCCGGGCGGAAGGCCACATCGAGTGA
- a CDS encoding WD40/YVTN/BNR-like repeat-containing protein, producing the protein MTLLIGTDDGLYRTEDVPFDSGDLERVLDCEVVTAVESWDHTEGVFVASSTGAYRSLDGGRTWDDLGVPLGDRFWHAGQSEVWSVLATADGALYAGTNDPYIFRSVDGGETWSELKGFRDLPSRGHWESPIDPHYARLRALEVVPGRPEQLIAGVEAGGIHLSDDGGQTWTDRRDTIVDDVHQVLPISEDVWLATTGYLDHDLENLGLGHAVGEGGLYRTTDAGDTWTRLDHGNDFSYIRRVFVHDGTVFFCGGEEAPPAWVDDDHEVALFESTNFGRDFERVSFPGEPHEVVETWDVYDGTVVCGSGLFDVPDQRDDVEGRIMRRTDAGEYETVGQVPTNVSRIEAVEP; encoded by the coding sequence ATGACACTGTTAATCGGGACAGATGACGGTCTGTACCGGACCGAGGACGTGCCGTTCGACTCCGGCGACCTCGAACGCGTCCTCGATTGCGAGGTCGTGACCGCGGTCGAGTCGTGGGACCACACGGAGGGCGTGTTCGTCGCGTCGTCGACGGGGGCGTACCGCTCGCTGGACGGGGGACGGACGTGGGACGACCTCGGTGTCCCGCTCGGCGACCGGTTCTGGCACGCCGGACAGAGCGAGGTCTGGTCGGTGCTGGCGACGGCGGACGGAGCGCTCTACGCCGGAACGAACGACCCGTACATCTTCCGGTCCGTCGACGGCGGGGAGACGTGGTCCGAGTTGAAGGGGTTCCGGGACCTCCCGTCGCGGGGTCACTGGGAGTCACCGATCGACCCACACTACGCCCGGCTCCGTGCACTCGAAGTCGTCCCGGGGCGACCGGAACAGTTGATCGCCGGCGTCGAGGCGGGCGGGATCCACCTGAGCGACGACGGCGGCCAGACGTGGACGGATCGACGCGACACCATCGTCGACGACGTCCATCAAGTGCTCCCGATCTCCGAGGACGTCTGGCTCGCGACGACCGGCTATCTCGACCACGATCTGGAGAACCTCGGCCTCGGCCACGCTGTCGGCGAAGGGGGACTCTACCGGACGACAGACGCCGGAGACACCTGGACACGGCTCGACCACGGTAACGACTTCTCGTACATCCGGCGCGTCTTCGTCCACGACGGAACCGTGTTCTTCTGCGGGGGCGAGGAGGCACCACCGGCGTGGGTCGACGACGACCACGAGGTTGCGCTGTTCGAATCGACGAACTTCGGTCGGGACTTCGAACGTGTCTCGTTCCCGGGCGAACCCCACGAGGTCGTCGAGACGTGGGACGTCTACGACGGGACCGTCGTCTGTGGCTCCGGACTCTTCGACGTGCCGGACCAGCGCGACGATGTCGAAGGGCGGATCATGCGTCGGACGGACGCCGGCGAGTACGAGACGGTCGGGCAGGTTCCGACGAACGTCAGTCGTATCGAGGCGGTGGAACCATGA
- a CDS encoding carboxymuconolactone decarboxylase family protein, with amino-acid sequence MEPDARVPLPDSSTVVEAAPALFDSLAIDDLHVARAMGNNPQVFAGLLEYLDVLYAALPPRIRELAILAAARALGDRYEWHQHVFEAREAGLSLATIRTLGRGETDGLADDAAALVTYVRAYCDRAVTDEAHERARTHFEPDELVAIALLVSHYVGTGLFIDAMRVTPEAAFVGWEPTETDLDSTD; translated from the coding sequence ATGGAGCCCGACGCTCGTGTCCCGCTGCCGGACTCTTCGACGGTCGTCGAGGCGGCCCCGGCGCTGTTCGATTCGCTGGCGATCGACGACCTCCACGTCGCCCGGGCGATGGGGAACAACCCGCAGGTCTTCGCCGGTCTGCTGGAGTATCTGGACGTGCTCTACGCCGCACTCCCGCCACGAATCCGCGAACTCGCGATCCTGGCCGCCGCGCGGGCGCTGGGGGACCGATACGAGTGGCACCAGCACGTCTTCGAGGCCCGGGAAGCCGGGCTGTCGCTGGCGACGATCCGGACTCTCGGTCGAGGAGAGACCGACGGGCTGGCCGACGACGCCGCGGCGCTGGTGACGTACGTCCGGGCCTACTGTGACCGGGCGGTCACCGACGAGGCCCACGAACGGGCCAGGACCCACTTCGAGCCCGACGAACTGGTCGCGATCGCGTTGCTCGTCAGTCACTACGTCGGGACCGGACTGTTCATCGACGCGATGAGAGTGACCCCGGAGGCGGCCTTCGTCGGCTGGGAACCGACGGAGACGGACCTCGACTCGACCGACTGA
- a CDS encoding TetR/AcrR family transcriptional regulator, whose translation MSESREKVSSKDTREIIMEATFRALSKHGYKDLRMRDIGEEMELTRQVIHYHFDGKYDLLSSFLKHIIDQYEGSVEVNEDADVRTELNARIDQCLFGPEFEEFGHWDRMKVYHELYTYAQNDGEHREIFNDHYDRIRNSIVEVIEEGIEEGTFEDVDAHRMGQLITDVIHAARGRRISLGHEDAPEEARNAIDEFILDSLHDPN comes from the coding sequence ATGAGCGAATCCCGCGAGAAGGTCTCCTCCAAGGACACCCGGGAGATCATCATGGAAGCCACGTTCCGTGCGCTGAGCAAGCACGGATACAAGGATCTCCGTATGCGCGACATCGGCGAGGAGATGGAACTCACCCGGCAGGTCATCCACTACCACTTCGACGGCAAGTACGACCTCCTGTCGTCCTTTCTCAAACACATCATCGACCAGTACGAGGGCAGCGTCGAGGTCAACGAGGACGCCGATGTCAGAACGGAACTCAACGCCCGGATCGATCAGTGTCTGTTCGGCCCGGAGTTCGAGGAGTTCGGTCACTGGGACCGGATGAAGGTGTATCACGAACTGTACACGTACGCCCAGAACGACGGCGAGCACCGGGAGATATTCAACGACCACTACGATCGGATTCGCAACAGCATCGTCGAAGTCATCGAAGAAGGGATAGAAGAGGGGACGTTCGAAGACGTCGACGCCCACCGGATGGGCCAACTCATCACCGACGTCATCCACGCCGCCCGCGGGCGGCGGATCTCACTGGGTCACGAGGACGCACCGGAAGAAGCGCGCAACGCCATCGACGAGTTCATTCTGGATTCGCTGCACGACCCGAACTAG
- a CDS encoding sulfatase, whose amino-acid sequence MAGVQAAPNVLLVVLDSIRARNCSLYGYRRETTPFLESVAAESTVYTQARAPSNWSLPSHVSLFTGLEAHEHRVTIHDRLLPGHTVFDRLEARGYDTGLFTENGFVASHDVGLDDAFQTVETVPESYPDAYDTARLNPGPDGFYYADSFASWLSERGDPWAACVNLMDAHRPFEPRTAFDQWGDEAARRLQRDLPTRWEWAFHGGDRPYWKLNGLERLYDGGIRQADAVVERLFDSLRSEGVLDETLVVLCGDHGDGFGRPGRISEEPPAVSHIVPMHETLLHVPLLVRPPGGGDGRRCRRPAALTAFPEVVESALEGASVEGGFARERAFATKQPVTATLRERFEDACADPSPFLAPSRAVYRADPDEGGAVRKRYYWGETAIECRVHAPGAVSRTERISPELVDEAFSDERPGVREPLEGRQVTDSATEQLAALGYY is encoded by the coding sequence ATGGCTGGCGTCCAGGCGGCCCCGAACGTTCTACTCGTGGTGCTCGACTCCATCCGAGCACGCAACTGCTCGCTGTACGGCTACCGGCGTGAAACGACACCGTTTCTGGAGTCCGTCGCCGCCGAATCGACGGTGTACACCCAGGCGCGGGCACCGTCGAACTGGAGTCTCCCGAGCCACGTCTCGCTGTTCACCGGGCTCGAGGCCCACGAACACCGGGTGACTATCCACGATCGACTGCTGCCCGGTCACACCGTATTCGACCGCCTCGAAGCCCGCGGGTACGATACCGGTCTGTTCACGGAGAACGGGTTCGTCGCGAGCCACGACGTGGGACTCGACGACGCCTTCCAGACGGTCGAGACGGTCCCGGAGTCGTATCCGGACGCCTACGATACCGCGCGGCTGAATCCAGGTCCCGACGGCTTCTACTACGCCGATAGCTTCGCCTCGTGGCTGTCCGAGCGGGGCGATCCCTGGGCCGCCTGTGTCAACCTCATGGACGCCCACCGTCCGTTCGAACCCCGAACCGCCTTCGACCAGTGGGGTGACGAGGCGGCCAGACGACTCCAGCGGGACCTCCCGACACGCTGGGAGTGGGCGTTCCACGGCGGGGACAGACCCTACTGGAAACTCAACGGCCTCGAACGGCTCTACGACGGGGGAATCCGCCAGGCGGACGCCGTCGTCGAGCGGCTCTTCGACTCCCTCCGGAGCGAGGGCGTCCTCGACGAGACACTCGTCGTGCTCTGTGGTGACCACGGCGACGGGTTCGGCCGGCCCGGTCGGATTTCCGAGGAGCCCCCTGCAGTCTCACACATCGTCCCGATGCACGAGACGCTGTTGCACGTCCCGCTCCTCGTTCGCCCGCCCGGTGGCGGTGACGGCCGTCGCTGTCGCCGGCCGGCCGCCTTGACCGCGTTCCCCGAGGTGGTCGAGTCCGCTCTCGAAGGAGCGTCCGTCGAGGGGGGATTCGCCCGCGAGCGTGCCTTTGCGACGAAACAGCCCGTGACCGCGACCCTCCGTGAACGGTTCGAGGACGCCTGTGCGGACCCGTCGCCGTTCCTGGCTCCGAGCCGGGCCGTCTACCGAGCGGACCCGGACGAAGGCGGTGCCGTCCGAAAACGGTACTACTGGGGAGAGACGGCGATCGAGTGTCGCGTCCACGCACCGGGTGCCGTCTCACGGACCGAACGGATCTCACCGGAACTGGTCGACGAGGCGTTCTCCGACGAGCGTCCGGGTGTCCGCGAGCCACTGGAGGGGAGGCAGGTCACGGACTCGGCCACGGAGCAACTGGCGGCACTCGGCTACTACTGA
- a CDS encoding amidohydrolase family protein, which translates to MSRTIIQNGTVVSLDPEIGQLDDADILIEDGEIVEIGRGLSASNADSIDAEDHIVVPGFVDSHIHLAQSQVRGIAGDWSLMGEYFDHMLGNITGLYQPEDMYLGGLFGAFEKLYTGTTTALDWSYPNTLEHGERAVDALQDAGLRAVYTYGPPGDDAAKWWYNSDVGLPEQKIRELHEEKIRDDDLLSLALGLRGPDFCVDETALADLELARDLGVLSTIHMGAALWPSSVYGDDYQGFGCLEDELGPDVNVAHGNHFAQEDIDHAVEQGVSFSSTPEVEMQMGHGIPVTGKVLEAGGRPAWGVDVCSNISGDMGAQMRIGMQLQRMFDNQAILDGDEEVSEVSITARETLEMATIEGAKALNMADEIGTLTPGKRADIVLIDANDFMTAPSHSPIQTVVFQSDPSHIETVLVDGEPVKRDGELLNPKVDEEFDRFVESGRRLLDEAGLDL; encoded by the coding sequence ATGTCACGAACGATCATACAGAATGGGACGGTCGTCTCCCTCGATCCGGAGATCGGGCAACTGGACGACGCCGACATCCTGATCGAGGACGGCGAGATCGTCGAGATCGGTCGTGGGCTCTCGGCGTCGAACGCGGACAGTATCGACGCGGAGGACCACATCGTCGTCCCCGGATTCGTCGACTCGCACATCCACCTCGCACAGAGTCAGGTCAGGGGTATCGCCGGGGACTGGTCGCTCATGGGGGAGTACTTCGACCACATGCTCGGCAACATCACCGGCCTCTATCAGCCCGAAGACATGTACCTCGGCGGCCTCTTCGGCGCGTTCGAGAAGCTCTACACCGGGACAACCACGGCCCTGGACTGGTCGTACCCCAACACGCTCGAACACGGCGAACGGGCCGTCGACGCGCTCCAGGACGCCGGACTGCGAGCGGTATACACCTACGGCCCGCCGGGCGACGACGCGGCGAAGTGGTGGTACAACAGCGACGTCGGTCTCCCCGAACAGAAGATCCGCGAACTCCACGAGGAGAAGATCCGCGACGACGACCTGCTCAGCCTGGCGCTCGGACTCCGTGGGCCGGACTTCTGCGTCGACGAGACCGCCCTCGCCGACCTGGAACTGGCACGCGACCTGGGAGTGCTCTCGACGATCCACATGGGTGCCGCGCTGTGGCCGTCGTCGGTGTACGGCGACGACTACCAGGGCTTTGGCTGCCTCGAAGACGAACTCGGCCCCGACGTCAACGTCGCCCACGGGAACCACTTCGCACAAGAAGACATCGACCACGCCGTCGAACAGGGCGTCTCCTTCTCCTCGACGCCGGAGGTCGAGATGCAGATGGGGCACGGCATCCCCGTTACCGGAAAGGTTCTGGAAGCGGGCGGCCGCCCGGCGTGGGGCGTCGACGTCTGTTCGAACATCAGCGGCGACATGGGCGCCCAGATGCGGATCGGGATGCAACTCCAGCGCATGTTCGACAACCAGGCGATCCTCGACGGCGACGAGGAAGTCTCCGAGGTGAGTATCACGGCCCGTGAGACGCTCGAAATGGCGACCATCGAGGGTGCGAAGGCGCTGAACATGGCCGACGAGATCGGGACCCTCACACCGGGCAAGCGTGCCGACATCGTGTTGATAGATGCGAACGACTTCATGACAGCGCCGTCTCACTCCCCGATCCAGACCGTGGTGTTCCAGTCCGATCCGTCCCACATCGAGACGGTGCTCGTGGACGGCGAGCCGGTCAAACGCGACGGCGAGTTGCTGAACCCCAAGGTAGACGAGGAGTTCGATCGATTCGTCGAGTCCGGGCGGCGCCTGCTCGACGAGGCCGGGTTGGATCTCTGA